A genomic window from Flavobacterium azooxidireducens includes:
- a CDS encoding IMPACT family protein, whose protein sequence is MNESKDTYKTISAPSEEILFKEKNSKFFGYAFPILTEEEVKVHLEQLKKQHFSARHWCYAYQLGTEKISFRANDDGEPNNSAGMPIYGQIQSFEVTNILIVVVRYFGGVKLGVGGLISAYKTAAQMSLENAEIIEKTIDVNFQLTFDYKNMNKVMRVIKEKNLEIVSQKMEMNCELIISTRKKNAESTFDIFSNLFEIKIKKMD, encoded by the coding sequence ATGAACGAATCAAAAGATACTTATAAAACTATTTCTGCTCCATCCGAAGAAATTCTGTTCAAAGAAAAAAACAGTAAATTCTTTGGCTATGCATTTCCGATTTTAACTGAAGAAGAAGTAAAAGTTCATTTGGAACAATTAAAAAAGCAACATTTTTCGGCAAGACATTGGTGTTATGCGTATCAATTAGGAACAGAAAAAATTAGTTTTAGAGCCAATGATGACGGAGAACCCAACAATAGTGCCGGAATGCCAATTTATGGACAAATTCAATCATTTGAAGTTACCAATATATTAATTGTAGTAGTTCGCTATTTTGGTGGAGTAAAATTAGGCGTTGGCGGATTAATTTCAGCCTACAAAACTGCTGCTCAAATGAGTTTGGAAAATGCCGAAATTATCGAAAAAACCATTGATGTTAATTTTCAACTCACATTCGACTATAAAAACATGAACAAAGTGATGCGAGTAATCAAAGAAAAAAACTTGGAAATCGTTTCACAAAAAATGGAAATGAATTGCGAACTCATCATTTCAACCCGAAAAAAAAATGCCGAAAGTACATTCGACATTTTTTCCAATTTATTTGAAATAAAAATTAAAAAAATGGATTAA
- a CDS encoding DMT family transporter — protein sequence MIYIVLSVLFNAVLFIILKLFSRFNINTLQALVVNYFIAFVMGLLFTESAFDYSKIIEKQWYPGSLLLGFLFISVFYATAITSQRNGLSVASVASKMSVIIPICFGVLLFNEKLGIAKIIGIVMALVAVYFTSKKEKGAVADSKNLLYPILVFFGAGAIDTSLKILQNDYLPENEISLFSSHTFLIAFLVGSIVIGITIFKNKMKIEGKNILAGIILGVPNYFSLYYLIKMLDSEVFESSTIFTIHNVAIVMVSTLVGILFFNEKISMRNAIGISMALLAIFLVTN from the coding sequence GTGATATACATTGTTTTAAGTGTTCTTTTTAACGCTGTTCTTTTTATCATTTTAAAACTCTTTTCTCGATTCAATATCAACACTTTACAAGCATTGGTGGTAAACTATTTTATCGCTTTTGTAATGGGTTTACTATTTACGGAAAGTGCTTTTGATTATTCAAAAATTATTGAAAAACAATGGTATCCCGGTAGTTTACTACTTGGTTTTTTGTTCATTAGCGTTTTTTATGCCACAGCAATAACCTCGCAACGAAACGGACTTTCAGTAGCCTCGGTTGCTTCAAAAATGTCGGTTATTATTCCAATCTGTTTTGGCGTTTTATTATTTAATGAAAAATTGGGAATTGCCAAAATCATCGGAATTGTAATGGCTTTGGTAGCGGTTTATTTTACTTCCAAAAAAGAAAAAGGTGCTGTTGCTGATTCAAAAAATCTACTTTATCCAATTTTAGTGTTCTTTGGTGCCGGTGCAATTGACACGAGTTTGAAAATTTTACAAAATGATTACTTACCGGAAAATGAAATTTCATTATTTTCATCACATACCTTTTTAATAGCTTTTTTGGTTGGTAGTATAGTAATAGGTATAACTATTTTTAAAAATAAAATGAAAATTGAAGGAAAAAATATTTTGGCAGGAATTATTCTTGGTGTTCCGAATTATTTTTCACTTTATTATTTAATTAAAATGTTGGATAGCGAAGTATTTGAAAGTTCAACTATTTTTACGATTCACAATGTTGCGATTGTAATGGTTTCGACATTGGTTGGTATTTTATTTTTTAATGAAAAAATTTCAATGCGGAATGCTATAGGAATTTCCATGGCATTATTGGCTATTTTTCTTGTGACAAATTAA
- a CDS encoding acyl-CoA thioesterase → MKEHQLHVRVRYSETDQMGVVYHGNYLPYFEIGRVEWLRNQGISYKSMEESGVALPIVNININYKKPARYDDLLTVKTKYKNQSSVKIEFECKIENENGELLTTADFVLVFVDIKTGKPMLPPDNIKSIIDKMELLEN, encoded by the coding sequence ATGAAAGAACATCAATTGCACGTTCGTGTGCGTTATTCCGAAACAGATCAAATGGGTGTGGTTTATCATGGTAATTATTTACCTTATTTTGAAATTGGTCGAGTGGAATGGCTTAGAAATCAAGGGATTTCCTATAAAAGCATGGAAGAGAGTGGTGTGGCACTTCCAATTGTTAACATTAACATAAATTACAAAAAACCAGCACGTTACGATGATTTACTTACTGTAAAAACTAAATACAAAAATCAATCTTCGGTTAAGATAGAATTTGAATGTAAAATTGAAAATGAAAATGGTGAGTTATTAACAACAGCCGATTTTGTTTTGGTATTTGTTGATATTAAAACGGGTAAACCTATGCTTCCACCAGACAACATTAAATCGATAATTGATAAAATGGAATTATTAGAAAATTAA
- a CDS encoding HAD family hydrolase: MINTIIFDFGDIFINLDKPGVEKAFRNLGLKEWHADLDEINKRFEIGKATELEFIEGFQKHLPNASIDEIRKAWNAVLGDFPERRLDFLQSLKGKYRLFLLSNTDKIHIEHFEHKEGMSFSRDFYNCFEKVYFSYEVGMRKPNVEIFKLLLNKHDLSPKRTLFVDDKKENTDAAASLGIEVWNLQVGKEDVTELFAKKIITL, from the coding sequence ATGATTAATACAATTATTTTCGATTTTGGGGATATTTTCATAAATCTGGACAAACCGGGTGTAGAAAAAGCATTTCGTAATTTAGGTTTAAAAGAATGGCATGCCGATTTAGATGAAATAAATAAACGTTTTGAAATTGGCAAAGCAACCGAGTTAGAATTTATTGAAGGCTTTCAAAAGCATCTTCCCAATGCTAGTATTGATGAAATTAGAAAAGCCTGGAATGCTGTTTTGGGCGATTTTCCGGAACGTAGATTAGATTTTCTTCAAAGTTTAAAAGGAAAATACCGTTTGTTTCTTCTTTCTAATACCGATAAAATCCACATCGAACATTTTGAGCACAAAGAAGGCATGTCTTTTTCAAGAGATTTTTATAATTGTTTTGAAAAAGTTTATTTTTCGTATGAAGTTGGTATGCGAAAACCAAATGTTGAAATTTTTAAACTTCTGTTAAACAAACATGACCTTTCTCCCAAAAGAACATTATTTGTTGATGATAAAAAAGAAAATACAGATGCTGCCGCTTCATTAGGAATTGAAGTCTGGAATTTACAGGTTGGAAAAGAGGATGTTACAGAATTATTCGCCAAAAAAATAATTACCCTGTGA